Proteins from a single region of Phyllopteryx taeniolatus isolate TA_2022b chromosome 10, UOR_Ptae_1.2, whole genome shotgun sequence:
- the ids gene encoding iduronate 2-sulfatase isoform X1, with translation MCVTVHKCLIVVLHALVAVAIKERRNVLFIVADDLRTSLGCYGDVTVKSPNIDQLASKSHVFLNAFAQQAVCAPSRISMLTSRRPDTTRLYDFKSYWRVHSGNYTTLPQYFKSQGYATMSVGKVFHPGIASNHTDDYPYSWSIPAYHPASFSFEKKKICKGEDGHLHANLLCAVNVAEQPGGTLPDMESVDEAVRLLKTRATDGSPFFLAVGFHKPHIPFRIPQEYLRLYPIEQMTLAPDPDVPRRLPPVAYNPWTDIRKRDDVQKLNISFPYGPIPKDFQLRIRQHYYAAVSYMDAQVGRLLSALDALGLAQNTIVVFTSDHGWSLGEHGEWAKYSNFDVATHVPLIFYVPEAPAPYGGLRASTFPFLDVFSQSEFIFEIEEVVEKVVELVAVFPTVSHLAGLKTPAPCPDVSLQEELCTDGMNLAHEFKPKKKKINGEAVSFSQYPRPADTPQEDSDLPDLKDIKVMGYSLRSYDYRFTLWLGFDPNTYQVNVSDVHAGELYMLADDPGEDNNVYDDFEQHGVMMMMWRKMKNVPPTVSVQMRMKLQLLNLTAGLKMSGSKAR, from the exons ATGTGCGTTACTGTCCATAAATGTCTTATCGTCGTCCTGCACGCGCTTGTTGCTGTTGCGATAAAAG AGAGACGAAATGTCCTGTTCATCGTCGCTGACGATCTGAGGACGTCTTTGGGTTGCTATGGAGACGTCACCGTAAAATCACCAAATATTGACCAACTGGCATCCAAAAGTCACGTTTTTCTCAATGCATTTGCACAG CAAGCTGTGTGCGCTCCTAGTCGGATTTCCATGTTAACAAGTCGCAGACCAGATACAACCAGGCTGTATGATTTTAAATCCTACTGGAGGGTGCACTCTGGAAACTACACAACTCTTCCACAGTACTTTAAATCACAAGGTTATGCTACGATGTCTGTGGGCAAGGTTTTTCACCCGG GCATCGCCTCGAACCACACCGATGACTATCCTTACAGCTGGTCCATCCCTGCGTACCACCCTGCTTCATTCagctttgagaaaaaaaag ATATGCAAAGGAGAGGATGGTCACCTCCATGCCAACCTGCTGTGTGCGGTGAATGTAGCTGAGCAGCCTGGAGGAACGCTGCCAGACATGGAGAGCGTAGATGAGGCGGTGAGACTACTGAAAACTCGGGCCACTGACGGCAGTCCTTTCTTCCTGGCTGTGGGCTTTCACAAACCCCACATTCCCTTCCGGATACCGCAG GAGTATCTGCGCCTCTATCCCATAGAACAAATGACTCTGGCCCCTGACCCAGATGTTCCCAGGCGCCTTCCCCCTGTGGCCTACAACCCTTGGACAGACATTAGGAAGAGAGACGATGTCCAAAAGCTCAACATTAGCTTCCCCTATGGACCAATTCCTAAGGACTTTCAA CTACGTATCCGCCAGCACTACTATGCTGCCGTGTCCTACATGGATGCCCAGGTTGGTCGGCTGCTCAGTGCCCTCGATGCCCTGGGGCTGGCTCAGAACACAATAGTGGTTTTCACCTCCGATCACG GTTGGTCACTTGGTGAGCATGGTGAATGGGCGAAATACTCCAACTTTGACGTGGCAACGCATGTCCCTCTTATCTTCTACGTCCCTGAGGCTCCTGCACCTTACGGTGGCCTGAGAGCATCTACCTTTCCCTTTCTGGATGTCTTTAGCCAATCAGAGTTCATCTTCGAGA TTGAGGAAGTTGTAGAAAAAGTGGTGGAGCTTGTGGCTGTTTTTCCAACCGTCTCCCACTTGGCTGGCCTGAAAACACCTGCACCCTGTCCTGATGTTTCTTTGCAG GAGGAGCTGTGTACAGATGGAATGAACTTGGCGCATGAATTCaaacctaaaaagaaaaaaatcaatgggGAGGCAGTGTCTTTCAGCCAGTACCCGCGGCCTGCTGATACGCCACAG GAGGACTCGGACCTCCCTGACCTTAAAGACATAAAGGTGATGGGCTACTCTCTGCGTTCTTATGACTACAGATTCACTCTGTGGCTAGGCTTTGACCCCAACACATATCAG GTCAACGTGTCTGACGTCCATGCCGGAGAGCTGTACATGCTAGCAGACGACCCCGGTGAGGACAACAACGTGTACGATGACTTTGAGCAACACggcgtgatgatgatgatgtggaggaagatgaagaacGTGCCTCCT ACTGTTAGTGTACAGATGAGGATGAAACTGCAACTTCTCAACCTTACAGCAGGACTGAAGATGAGTGGAAGCAAAGCACGATGA
- the ids gene encoding iduronate 2-sulfatase isoform X2 — protein MLTSRRPDTTRLYDFKSYWRVHSGNYTTLPQYFKSQGYATMSVGKVFHPGIASNHTDDYPYSWSIPAYHPASFSFEKKKICKGEDGHLHANLLCAVNVAEQPGGTLPDMESVDEAVRLLKTRATDGSPFFLAVGFHKPHIPFRIPQEYLRLYPIEQMTLAPDPDVPRRLPPVAYNPWTDIRKRDDVQKLNISFPYGPIPKDFQLRIRQHYYAAVSYMDAQVGRLLSALDALGLAQNTIVVFTSDHGWSLGEHGEWAKYSNFDVATHVPLIFYVPEAPAPYGGLRASTFPFLDVFSQSEFIFEIEEVVEKVVELVAVFPTVSHLAGLKTPAPCPDVSLQEELCTDGMNLAHEFKPKKKKINGEAVSFSQYPRPADTPQEDSDLPDLKDIKVMGYSLRSYDYRFTLWLGFDPNTYQVNVSDVHAGELYMLADDPGEDNNVYDDFEQHGVMMMMWRKMKNVPPTVSVQMRMKLQLLNLTAGLKMSGSKAR, from the exons ATGTTAACAAGTCGCAGACCAGATACAACCAGGCTGTATGATTTTAAATCCTACTGGAGGGTGCACTCTGGAAACTACACAACTCTTCCACAGTACTTTAAATCACAAGGTTATGCTACGATGTCTGTGGGCAAGGTTTTTCACCCGG GCATCGCCTCGAACCACACCGATGACTATCCTTACAGCTGGTCCATCCCTGCGTACCACCCTGCTTCATTCagctttgagaaaaaaaag ATATGCAAAGGAGAGGATGGTCACCTCCATGCCAACCTGCTGTGTGCGGTGAATGTAGCTGAGCAGCCTGGAGGAACGCTGCCAGACATGGAGAGCGTAGATGAGGCGGTGAGACTACTGAAAACTCGGGCCACTGACGGCAGTCCTTTCTTCCTGGCTGTGGGCTTTCACAAACCCCACATTCCCTTCCGGATACCGCAG GAGTATCTGCGCCTCTATCCCATAGAACAAATGACTCTGGCCCCTGACCCAGATGTTCCCAGGCGCCTTCCCCCTGTGGCCTACAACCCTTGGACAGACATTAGGAAGAGAGACGATGTCCAAAAGCTCAACATTAGCTTCCCCTATGGACCAATTCCTAAGGACTTTCAA CTACGTATCCGCCAGCACTACTATGCTGCCGTGTCCTACATGGATGCCCAGGTTGGTCGGCTGCTCAGTGCCCTCGATGCCCTGGGGCTGGCTCAGAACACAATAGTGGTTTTCACCTCCGATCACG GTTGGTCACTTGGTGAGCATGGTGAATGGGCGAAATACTCCAACTTTGACGTGGCAACGCATGTCCCTCTTATCTTCTACGTCCCTGAGGCTCCTGCACCTTACGGTGGCCTGAGAGCATCTACCTTTCCCTTTCTGGATGTCTTTAGCCAATCAGAGTTCATCTTCGAGA TTGAGGAAGTTGTAGAAAAAGTGGTGGAGCTTGTGGCTGTTTTTCCAACCGTCTCCCACTTGGCTGGCCTGAAAACACCTGCACCCTGTCCTGATGTTTCTTTGCAG GAGGAGCTGTGTACAGATGGAATGAACTTGGCGCATGAATTCaaacctaaaaagaaaaaaatcaatgggGAGGCAGTGTCTTTCAGCCAGTACCCGCGGCCTGCTGATACGCCACAG GAGGACTCGGACCTCCCTGACCTTAAAGACATAAAGGTGATGGGCTACTCTCTGCGTTCTTATGACTACAGATTCACTCTGTGGCTAGGCTTTGACCCCAACACATATCAG GTCAACGTGTCTGACGTCCATGCCGGAGAGCTGTACATGCTAGCAGACGACCCCGGTGAGGACAACAACGTGTACGATGACTTTGAGCAACACggcgtgatgatgatgatgtggaggaagatgaagaacGTGCCTCCT ACTGTTAGTGTACAGATGAGGATGAAACTGCAACTTCTCAACCTTACAGCAGGACTGAAGATGAGTGGAAGCAAAGCACGATGA